In Erigeron canadensis isolate Cc75 chromosome 7, C_canadensis_v1, whole genome shotgun sequence, one DNA window encodes the following:
- the LOC122607492 gene encoding type I inositol polyphosphate 5-phosphatase 4-like has translation MREEICKKSKVSWPKTLKKWFNVKNKAQDFHADGSSNGGSYEGWMSNFSEKEICTIKKSRKTERSSKRSADCLQTNKADHDLAQAKDVNNYRIFVATWNVGGKSPTNNLNLEDWLHTSPRADIYVLGFQEVVPLNAGNVLGTEDNGPAKKWLALIRKTLNNLPGTNDGFHSPPRVPDPVIELESDFERSITPKPSSFLHRCSFQSLSQSMRLTQSEPTTLHPNTKHRYSICDQVMFGNRPSDYDQVIGSSDEENGPTDSPNSADCDQIPYCESFSMEERDKLPENSNYCLVASKKMVGIYLTVWVKSDLRHNVHNLKVSCVGRGLMGYLGNKGSISISMSLHQTSFCFVCSHLTSGQKEGDELRRNCDVMEIMKRTRFPRVRGTGDENSPQTILDHDRIIWLGDLNYRIALTYRSAKALVERRNWRALLENDQLRIEHTNGRVFSGWNEGRICFPPTYKYSNNSDRYAGYDKHPKGKRRTPAWCDRILWYGNGLHQVSYVRGESRFSDHRPVYSLFSAEVESIRTRYKNICYSSRIEVEELLLSSRRYKDFYFY, from the exons ATGAGAGAAGAAATATGCAAGAAAAGCAag GTCTCATGGCCTAAAACACTCAAGAAATGGTTTAATGTCAAAAACAAAGCTCAAGACTTTCATGCAGATGGTTCAAGTAATGGAG GAAGTTATGAAGGATGGATGAGCAATTTTTCTGAAAAAGAAATATGCACCATCAAGAAAAGCAGAAAAACAG AAAGATCAAGCAAGAGAAGTGCAGATTGTCTTCAAACAAATAAGGCCGATCATGACCTTGCACAAGCTAAGGATGTAAATAACTATAG GATCTTTGTAGCTACTTGGAATGTCGGCGGTAAATCTCCTACAAATAATTTGAATCTTGAAGATTGGTTGCACACTTCACCTCGGGCTGATATTTATGTTCTGGG GTTTCAAGAAGTTGTGCCTTTAAATGCTGGAAATGTACTAGGAACAGAAGACAATGGTCCAGCTAAAAAATGGCTAGCACTTATTCGGAAAACTCTAAACAATCTTCCAGGAACAAATGATGGATTCCATTCCCCACCACGGGTTCCTGATCCAGTTATTGAACTGGAATCAGACTTTGAGAGATCAATCACACCAAAACCATCATCTTTCCTCCACCGTTGTTCTTTTCAATCACTGAGTCAAAGCATGAGACTGACACAGAGTGAGCCGACAACGCTCCATCCTAATACCAAACATAGATATAGTATATGTGATCAGGTCATGTTTGGAAACCGACCCAGTGATTATGACCAAGTTATTGGGTCTTCAGATGAAGAGAACGGGCCGACTGATTCTCCTAATAGCGCAGACTGTGACCAGATACCATATTGTGAGTCTTTTTCAATGGAGGAAAGAGATAAACTGCCGGAAAATTCCAACTATTGTTTGGTTGCAAGTAAGAAAATGGTGGGGATATATCTTACAGTATGGGTGAAGAGTGATCTTAGACACAATGTTCATAATTTGAAAGTATCGTGTGTGGGTAGAGGATTAATGGGTTATCTCGGAAACAAG GGTTCAATATCAATTAGCATGTCGTTGCACCAAACGAGTTTTTGCTTCGTATGTAGTCACTTGACTTCTGGACAGAAGGAAGGCGACGAGCTCAGAAGAAACTGTGATGTTATGGAAATTATGAAAAGAACACGGTTTCCACGTGTTCGAGGAACAGGAGATGAGAACTCTCCTCAAACGATTCTTGACCATGA CCGAATTATATGGCTTGGTGACTTAAACTACCGAATTGCGCTTACATATCGGTCTGCCAAGGCCTTGGTTGAGAGGAGAAACTGGAGAGCTTTATTGGAAAATGACCAG CTTCGGATAGAGCATACAAACGGACGTGTATTTTCGGGGTGGAATGAAGGGAGAATATGTTTCCCTCCAACTTACAAATACTCAAATAATTCAGATCGGTATGCAGGATATGATAAGCATCCTAAAGGAAAACGAAGAACTCCTGCATG GTGTGATCGTATCTTATGGTATGGAAACGGACTTCATCAAGTGTCGTATGTTCGAGGAGAGTCTAGATTTTCGGATCATCGTCCAGTGTACAGCCTATTTTCAGCAGAAGTCGAGTCTATCCGCACCAGATACAAGAACATATGTTACTCGTCTAGGATCGAGGTGGAAGAGCTATTACTATCTTCACGTAGATACAAAGATTTTTACTTTTACTGA
- the LOC122609396 gene encoding vicilin Cor a 11.0101, translating into MAVKGKTSVVFLLFVTLVLVSATVSFGLSKRDPEIGVCKQKCEQIKGSDQDVQIGCKKKCEKYFQEKQQREKQREQGQGGRDDDSYNIILAQEEVDVSKMVQDCHQSCQGSQGEQQHPYCFKQCMEERFQKQERRESGSSRGKSGGQRQHQQQSNNPYVFQEQHFTAKLETELGNVRVLQKFTDRSELFNGIEKYRVAFLEAEPQTFIIPNHWDADCLVYVANGEGTISMINQDSRQSNSIKRGDIFRVPAGVSVYLINKHDTERLVLAKIIRSVSVPGELQAFFSVGGDQPESSFFNAFSTEVLEAAFNVDRGSIEKLFGQQRQQQQRGQPRQQEQQQGIFKRATKEQIRSLSDTDESRLWPFGQRKQGGPYNIYKERPSVTNENGNLHEVDVNDLSELRDMNVAFSLFNISQGSMVGPIYNAKATVALVITNGQGQFEMACPHLTEQTSTSGEFNPTYQKVNSELRKGTVVVIPAGHPFVIEANNQDLEVVSFGMNSDVNEWFPLVGRNNVMTQWEDEAIDLTFGVPAKEVRQVIQKQNQRFFFKGPVRRGRAFA; encoded by the exons ATGGCTGTCAAAGGAAAGACTAGTGtggtttttttattgtttgttacTTTGGTTCTTGTTTCAGCTACGGTTAGTTTTGGTTTAAGCAAAAGGGACCCGGAAATCGGTGTATGTAAGCAAAAGTGTGAGCAGATTAAGGGTTCAGACCAAGATGTGCAAATTGGATGCAAGAAGAAATGTGAAAAGTACTTTCAAGAGAAGCAACAAAGGGAGAAACAAAGAGAGCAAGGACAGGGTGGCCGTGATGATGATTCGTACAACATCATTTTGGCACAAGAAGAGGTAGATGTTAGCAAGATGGTACAAGATTGCCACCAAAGTTGCCAG gGAAGTCAAGGTGAACAACAACATCCTTATTGCTTCAAGCAATGCATGGAGGAACGTTTCCAAAAGCAAGAAAGGCGTGAAAGTGGATCATCGAGAGGAAAGAGCGGTGGACAACGACAACATCAACAACAATCAAACAATCCATATGTTTTCCAAGAACAACATTTCACAGCAAAGCTAGAAACCGAACTTGGAAACGTGAGAGTCCTACAAAAGTTCACGGATCGATCAGAACTTTTCAACGGCATCGAGAAATACCGTGTGGCATTTCTCGAAGCCGAGCCTCAAACTTTTATTATACCCAACCATTGGGATGCTGATTGTCTTGTCTATGTCGCAAATG GAGAGGGAACTATTAGTATGATCAACCAAGATTCTCGGCAAAGCAATAGCATAAAACGCGGAGATATTTTCCGTGTTCCCGCGGGAGTCAGTGTTTATTTGATTAATAAACACGATACCGAGAGACTTGTTTTGGCTAAGATTATACGTTCTGTTTCCGTCCCTGGCGAACTTCAG GCATTTTTCAGCGTGGGAGGAGACCAGCCAGAATCATCGTTCTTCAATGCATTCAGTACCGAAGTTCTTGAAGCTGCGTTCAAT GTTGACCGAGGTTCTATCGAGAAACTGTTTGGGCAACaacgacaacaacaacaacgaggACAACCACgacaacaagaacaacaacaaggGATATTCAAAAGAGCTACTAAAGAGCAAATCAGATCATTAAGCGACACCGATGAAAGTCGATTATGGCCGTTTGGACAACGAAAACAAGGCGGTCCGTACAATATTTATAAGGAGAGACCATCCGTTACTAACGAAAACGGAAATCTACACGAGGTTGATGTCAATGATTTGTCCGAACTTCGTGATATGAATGTGGCCTTTTCGCTCTTCAACATATCCCAG GGATCGATGGTTGGGCCGATATATAACGCAAAGGCAACCGTAGCGTTAGTTATCACAAACGGTCAAGGCCAGTTTGAAATGGCATGTCCTCACTTAACGGAGCAAACCAGCACTAGTGGCGAGTTTAATCCAACTTATCAGAAAGTGAATTCCGAACTTCGAAAAGGAACCGTGGTTGTGATACCGGCAGGTCATCCATTTGTTATTGAAGCCAATAACCAGGATTTAGAGGTGGTGAGTTTCGGGATGAATTCGGATGTGAACGAGTGGTTCCCGTTGGTTGGTAGGAATAATGTGATGACTCAGTGGGAGGATGAGGCGATAGATCTAACTTTTGGCGTGCCGGCTAAAGAGGTTCGGCAAGTGATACAGAAGCAGAACCAGAGGTTCTTTTTTAAGGGTCCAGTGAGACGTGGTCGTGCTTTTGCTTAA